The DNA segment ACAGGAACAGGATCGGAGAAGAGTATGAGTccctcttttttatgtttgctatATCGAGCAGGAGCAGAGGAGTTAACAGAATGAACGAAACACACAAGAGGCACAGAGGGGCAAACGGAAATGGGATTTGCGGCCCCGGGTTGGGTTGGGTCACAAACCTTGCCATCAGAACTTTGCCACAATCCTCTTTTCGCCTCCCGTGTACCACCTCTCCACCTCTCTCTCCACAGTCTGTATCCTGccctgtacgtgtgtgtgtgtgtgaaccaCCTCAACGcgccttcttcttctgcggACGTTCGTTTCCAGTTTTGTCAATGAATACTTgtaattacacacacacacacacacacaaccacacacgatccagaacaagaagaacagagagaggaagagagagagaagagtaATATCATTAATAAAAAGAGAAACTATTACGATAGCAAAGTGCAAAAtcggggtttttgttttactacaATTTATCTTCTTGCTTACTTAAACGGCTTTACATGACCGCTTTACGGACTTGGTCAGCTACAGAAGTTTCCGAAACCGCTCCGTTATCCCGGCATTAGTGGCGAACACCTTCGCGTCATCTTGCCACCTCTACATTGGCCTACCACACTACTTTTGTCCTTGTGGCCGTCTCGGAAGGATATTTCCTTTGGCTTGTATGGTTTAAAATTGGGGTCGAGGGTTTGAAATTATCCAACCGTTACGTGGGAGGATTTGAGGAGTCTCTATGAATCGCTCCCTTCTTGTTCGACAATGCTAATCTTTAAGTGCTTCCCGCGAACCGTTGTCGCTGTGCAATGATTCGATTTCTCACTTAACCGTACCCGATATGCGCAAAAAATAGAATAACTGCATCGATTTTGGTAAGcttcgcacaaacacacacgcacggttTATTGGTTTATTTATGTACACAAACTACGACTGCAGCCGGATAATGCCGGGGAAAAAATACATGGGACCCCGTTTAGTTGAGACTTCGTAGCCGTTTGCGCTCCCGGTACAGGCACATCTTTTGAACTGCaagtaaaagtaaacaaaaaccgATCAGAGATGGCGTGCCTCCTGCTTTCGTGATAGTGATGGGAagaatgaagttttcgtccgaatcgattccagctagctctgaagttttctggaatcgattccggatagtaaaTCCGGAATCAGTCTCTAAAATCGGTTACGGAATCGcaattggctccgaaatcagaatcggtttgGAAATCGTAGGCGGTTTCGGTATCTCCATTAGAATAGGCATTTGGATCCAAggatgctacgtattgatagccgcaaagaatccaaATTTAGTTGTAAAGTATTCATTCTCATGATGATTctcggactgatttcgcttctaaaacttcttatttcaattcaaaaactatttctcattccggagctaattccatgTCTGGAGTTCTGGAGATTctccggtcgattccgatcccggagccgattctgattccggtgccaatttcgattccggatttggagttgactccgaaatcggctccggattcaactccagagccggctccggaattgTTTCGGAAGCAgcatcgggtaggtccgatttcGAGCTCCCATCACTATTCCGTGATGCTACACCCAGCATCCAACCCTCCCCAACTCCTGGGGCCCTTACTGTATGGGTCAAAGCGCTGCAGTTCCAGCTTGTCGGCCAACCGCTCACGGATCATGGTAAACTGATGCCCACTGACGGCACTTTCCATCAGCACGAGGATATTCCTGCGGGGAAAGGaaaatagcaaggattacccAATACCGAGACCTGCTCACTGCTGCAACCGCACCATCGAGCGGCAGCGGTACCGTGTGCCTTTGACTTACTTGCTTTTCGCTTTCTTCAGCAGTATGTTGGTAATGAACATGATGagcacttctttttttatcactttAGGGTGGAAAGCAGGATAATTCTGCCGGCTCTCTTCGTACGGCAAGGATGCGGCACCGATCTGTGACGATCCGGGTAATGTTTACTGAAATTACACATGCAATCGACGACACCGAGCTGTCAAACGCGCTCCCATCCGCACGGTGGGATGCGCACATGGAAATTGGACCAAGGGCCGTGCTCAATGCACTTTTCAATGAACCGCATGGATTTAGATTAAATTTCCCAAACTGGTCAGCACCATAGTACAATAATTTTCGTGCACCTGATTTAATGcataaagtgtttttttttctctttttaaaaatatttccccCCCAGCTGAAATGTTTGCCCGCTGTCAAACGTGCTTGTCACAACAGTGCAAATACAAAAATCAAGGCGCGTGTTGTGGAACACAGCTTCACACCCCTCGTCGCTCCGTGTTGCGCGAAAAACAGAAGCGCGTGCGATTATTCCCTTCCGTAAAGCAAAACGCAACGCTTGCCACCCAGTTCCGCACGATGGAAACAGCCACCGCCACCCCAGGCCCTCCCGAGCTGGTCCTCCCGAAGGATGAACCCGGCGCCGGGAACGGTGTGACGCCGGGTGGcactaccatcaccaccagcacaccGCTAACcggaagcaacaaaaagccaccgcagaaaaggaaaaaaccgGCAGCCTCTCCGCAACCCTCCCCGAGCACAAAGCCAAAGCAGGACAGTGAGGTACGTAGCCGCGATGGCCACTAGAGAAAGGGGGGTTGCAAATGTTTTTACTTTGCCCTTTTGTTTAACCTTCTTTCGTAGCCTGCTGCCGCTGACGGTAGCACCACCAACGGTGAACAGGTGCGGCCAGTGCCGGAAGGATCGTCCCAAGCGGAACCTGCGCCCGTGGTgaaaaagcagaagaaaaagcacACTGAAGAGGGAAAGCAAACGACGTCGACGACGCCACcgggaaagaagcaaaaagggGCCACCGGCAAACATGTGCGCTTTCACATTAAGCTGTATTCCGCATCGAAGCAACCGACCGCTGCCACGACGGCTGGCAttgcgaagaaaaagaaagctaagcagcagcaggcggtgCCGGGCGTGGTTCCAGAACAGCAGCACAAGCAGCAAAATGGAGCCACCGGCGCCGAACCGAAGAAGAAAGCGTCGAAAAAAGGGCGCCCCGCGAAGGTGAACGGCGGTGCGGTTGGTTTGCCGCCGACGAGTGTTGTTACGCCGCTGAAGCGCGCCTCCCAGATCAAGCAGGAACCAAAGACACCGAGCAGGGCGGCCCATTCAACCATCGTCGGCggcacctcctcctccaccaccacccccaccaCTGCCAGCCCGGCCGGCACGGCCCTGCACGAGCTGGACAGTGTGACGATTGGGCGCCAGACGTTCGCGTGGCTCATCGGCCCCACCATATCGGTGGACGAGTTTATGCGCACGCACTGGGAGCGGAAGCCGCTGCTGGTGCAGCGCAACGACCGCGCGTACTATGCCGGCCTGCTGTCCCGCGCCATGATCGACGAGATGCTGCGCACGAACAACATCGAGTACACGAAAAACATCGACATCACGTCGTACCGGGACGGGCAGCGCGAGACGCACAATCCGGACGGGCGCGTGCTCCCGCCCGACCTGTGGCACTTCTACGACGCCGGCTGCAGCGTGCGCATGCTCAACCCGCAAACCTACCTGCGCTCCGTGTACGAGCTGAACGTGAAGCTGCAGGAGTACTTCCACTGCATGACGGGGGCAAACTTCTACCTGACGCCGCCGGGCAGCCAGGGCTTCGCGCCGCACTACGACGACATCGAGGCGTTCGTGCTGCAGATCGAGGGCCGCAAGCGCTGGCGCCTGTACGGGCCCCGCCAGCCGCAGGAGGTGCTGGCGCGCGTGTCGTCGGAAAACCTGCGCCAGGACGAGCTGGCCGGGCCGCCCATCGTCGACGTGGTGCTGGAGGCGGGCGATCTGCTGTACTTTCCGCGCGGCTGCATCCACCAGGCGGCCACCGTACCGGGCGCCCACTCGCTCCACATCACCGTCAGCGTGTACCAGCGCAACTGCTGGGCGGATCTGTTCGAGCAGATGCTGCCGATTGCGCTCGCGACCGCGGCCGACACGGAGCCGCAGCTGCGCGAGGGCTTGCCGCTCGATCTGCACCAGCACTTCGGCATCGTGCACTCGGACGGCATCAGTGCGGACCGGCGCCGGCTGATCGTGCGCATTCGGGCCATGTTCGACAAGCTGTTCTCGGACGCGGCGATCGATGCGGCGGTCGACCAGCTGGCGAAGCGGTTCCAGCACGACGCGCTGCCCCCGCTGGTCGACTTTGGCGAGTGGGACGATACGGTGTACGGGGGCGGGAACTACGAGTTCCGCCCGGACGGGACGGTACGGTGCGCCCGGCCGATCGACGACCGCTCCTCGGTGCGGCTGCTGCGCCGCAACATACTGCGGCTGGTGAGCGAGGAGGAAAAGCTGCGCATCTACTACCACACGGACAATTCGCGCGAGTACCACCAGTACGAGGCGAACTTCCTCGAGCTGGACCACGAGACGGCGCTCGGGGTGGAGCTGCTGATCAAGATGTACCCGCGGTACGTGCTGGTCAGCAGCCTGCCGGTCGAGGATCGGCTCGAGTTCATCCGCAGCCTGTGGGAGAAGGGTTTGATCGTGTGCCGGCGGCCGGGCGAGGATGCGCGCGCCGACACATCCGCGTCCACACCGTAGGGGGGGAgtaggggggaggggggttcaGGTATGCTAGGAGCCATACAAACCAGAAATCCATTctaattttgctttttgttcgtCGATTTCGAGATGCTGTGCAGTGAATAAAGTGTCATACATTCGAACTACTACCGGAACAAGCCCGTAGTTGTGTAATTTCGAAAAGGGGAAAACTCCCGTTAAACCTGTAACATTGTGGAAATGAGTTCAAGAACAACATTcggtaaaaagaaaaactcacGTTCATGTTTCCGGAGTCATCAGTGGTCAACGGTCAACAGTACACGGATCCTTCGATCGTTCAAACTAACGGTCGATTCTGGCTCCCAAATTCTCTACCTTCGCCTTTTCAACCGATGACATCGATGATCAGTCCACCACAGTGTGTGCTACAACGGTGCATCAGAACACGCCTACTGCACGCCTGGCAGGGTTACTCAACTAGCGCAATCGCACCCGTTGCTACCGCCTGACATACAGACTGCAGTCATgacgtgctgctgccgctgctgtgttTATGTGCGAGTTGTTTGGCACATTCGATAGCAACAGCGCAGAACGTAATCTCTTTGTAGCTATCTTAGGCTTATCGTTTGCCTCGCTTATCTAAATGGCTTACAATTTCTTCCAGTGAAAACGCGCAGACAGTACATCCGCCGGCCAGTGGATAAGGTGCATCGTATTGAGGGGAAAGCTGGTGCCACGCAGGAGATCGCAAAACAATACTCGCTCATCCGGTGtagcatcacacacacacaccatgtcGACTGTGCATATTGCCCGCATCATGCACGACTTCCTGCACCGCGGGGTGGAAAGAGAGTTAGACAATTTCCCGCCCGGAGAGGAATTCTACCAGCTCGAAAGCCCACCGCACGCGGCCAATCTGCTGGCGTTCGCGCTCGGCCAGCTGCAGCCGGGCTCGTCAGGCTGGAATACGATGGAGGACATGGGGCGGCCGGACCTGCTGCCCGACCGGAAGCTGTACAAGCAGCTGGAACAGATCGTGTTCCGCATGCCGACGCTCGAGTTCCAGCTCATCCCGCTGGTAATGCAGGTGGACGGAGGAGAGCTGCAGTCGAGCTTCCTGATGCGCGTACGGAAAGCGGCCCGCTCAGCCGACTGCGTGTACGTCGATCTGGCCAACCGCAAGTACGACCGGTTTGCGCAGTTTATTGCGTCGAACACGCTGCCCGCCTGCGTGCTGTGGGTGCCGCAGGATGGCCGCCTGCGCTATGCCGTGCAGGCCGGTGCACCCTACCCGATGCTGACGATCGAACGGCACCGGATCGAGCGTGTGGCCGACACGTTCCGCAACATTACGACCGTCGGGACGGTGGTTGGGTCGGTGCTGTCGATGACACCGCTCGGGCCCGCGGTAgggctgccgctgctggtgctgtcCACCGCTGCCAGCAGTGGCTTCTCCCTCTCGAGCCTGGTCGATGGCTGCAAGCACGAGAGCGGCAAGGTGGTGACTGGCCGCGCCGTCGCCCTCGCCTTCAGCCTGACCTCGTTTGCCGGCGCCGGGCTGACGGCGGCCTGTCGGGTGGAGAAGCTGCGCCGGCTGATACCGGCCGACCGGCTGGTGCAGCTCGAACGGGCGGAAAAGCTGCTGAGCGGTAAGAGCAGGCGCCTGCGTCATTAACGTGTGCGAATAATGCTTTcatttcactctctctctctctctccacgaTACACTGCAGGTGGGCTAAAGAAGGTGGCCACGGGCAGTATCGCCTCGACGGTGGTCGGTACCGTGTGCGGCTGGAAAACGCTCTCCACCAGCGAGCAGATCGAGCTCGGGGCATTGCTGTGCTTCGCCTACCGGGAGTCCTTTAGCTGGGCCGTGGTGGAGCGGCTCATCTGCACGATGCAGCTGGACGGTGTGGTAAAGTTCTTCTGCACCACCTGCCCCAATCTAGCGTACGACCTGGTGCGCGTGAAGATCCGTGGCACACAGGCGGAGCGCTACCTGCAGCTGGTCGTCGACGTTCTCGAGAAGCAGGTGAGCTTCACGGTGGACGATAATTTCACCACGATCAAGCTGTTCGGCTACACGCTGCAGTTCGACACGATGTTCTCCATCGACTGGGAGCATCTGaagatggtgctgctgtttctgCAATCGTCCAGGAGCGAGATCGGCAATGTGTGCCGCTCGGTCGGGCAACCGCTGACGCAGGATACGCTCGCCGATGTGGTGCGTCTGCTGCAGCTGGTCAAAAGTCTGCCGGACATTGCGTGCGCCGTGACCAATTGCATCACCCTCGGCCGGGGGCATCGCTTTTCGTTCGCAACCGTGCGCGCACTCATGTCCGGGGCGGAAGGGCTGAACCGTACGGAGCTGCTAAAGCAGCTCGCTGCCTTCGATCACGATCGGACGGCAGCGTTAAACGAGCTGCGCGAATCCGGTTGCATCGAGGGCGGCGATCAGGCACTGTTTCGCTGGCTCGGCTGCCACCAGCCCGCCGACTACAACGACGCACTGGCCGCGCTGGAGCAGCTGGCCAAGCTGGGGGTAGGCTCGCTCAAGTTCGAGCAGACGCGGATCGTCGTGAGTGCGCTGTGCGCGTTCGAGGCGAAACCGTTCCTGGCGGTGCCCGTCCATCTGCGTGCCCTCCTGCTGCGGGACGAACGCTTCCTGGCCCTCTGTAACGGGGCCAATCCGGAGCTGCTGCCACGGGCGAACCGTGCCTGGATCCGCACCGTGACTGCCGGTGACGATACGCTCCGGCAGCTGGAAACGATCGAGCTGCTGAAGGAACTGTTCGCGTGCGCCACCGACACCCATCCACCGCTGACGCTGGCCGACGCCCTGGACTATGCGCTCGGCTTTGAGGACGGTACCGTGCCGCAGGTGTACTACCGCGTGCTGGCGCTCTGGAAACAGTGCGCCACCGTCAGCTCGCCGCCTAAAGCAACGTGCAAGGCACGCTTTCTCCGACTGCTCGAGGAAGTGCACTTGCTTCACATGGACCGATACTTTGCGTTCAACCCTAAGCGTGGTGCCGACGGACCGCTGGGCGACGAGGCCGAGCTGATCGGCGAAGTTCGCAAGATGCTTCCGACAGCGGAGGCAGCAGGCAGCGGCACGAGTACGCTATGCTTCGGACCACCGGAACGGGCTGCCTGCTGGTTGGAGCTGATTCCCGCACTGCGCAACGATTGGAGCCACAGCCGCATCTACCAAGCGCTCAGCGCTCTTCTTACCTACGGCACTGCGGTCGTGCTGGAGCAGCGCGATAAAAccctcgagcagcagcagcagcagtacgtgGAATTGGCGGGCAAAAAAATGCTCATGTTTGCCCGGGGCGATAGTCGCGTGGTGATCGAGGTGTTGCTACCGGCGGAAAACGACAATGGAATGCACCGTGCCTCGTTTTATCTGTGCGGAAGTGCTTTCGGTGGTGCTGACGGACGGCCAGCCTAACATCGAACTGTGAGACAAGCGCGTGCCTTAATCTGTGGTTGCTTTgattctttgtttgtttgcaacgCCTTTTTTAATGTAACATGTTTATCACAATCTGCTCGATTGTACATTTCATACCAAAATAGTCTTAATAAAGATACATATCTTGTCTTTTATCATCGGTCTTTTGTCTTTTGTCTTGGCACATCAAAGGACTTCAACGACCAGAAAGAAACCAACTTGAGTGAGCcggtttgaaatttgaaagcGGTTAAAGTATATTTATTTCCATTCATTTCCATAATTCCttccccccctctctctctctcccggttTGGAGCATTCCGTCCCATTCCTGCCTCTAGTGCttgcccttcttcttcttgtgctGGCTCTTGCGTGGCAGCTGGCgggtggcggcggcagctgCCGCATTCTGTTCCAGCTGCGTCACACCACCACTGCCCGGTGTGGCCGGCGAGTTCTTCGTCTGGTTGTACGCCTTGCTCatgtcgctgtgtgtgtgtgtggggaaagaaaaaaaaagatacaaaaaagattaaaatcaAACTTTGTACAATATCATATCAGTGGAGTGATCATCGAATGCCAAACGCTACTCACAATTGGTCGGCCTGCCCGGACGCCGTGCCCTGGCTGCCCTTGATGATCTCCTTCACGCGGCGGTCACGCTTCTTCCGGTAGCCGGTACGCTCGTACCGTGGCAGCCACCGTTCCGGATCGGGCAGCACGCCGATAATGTAGTTCTTCGGCAGCTT comes from the Anopheles coluzzii chromosome 2, AcolN3, whole genome shotgun sequence genome and includes:
- the LOC120952300 gene encoding 39S ribosomal protein L33, mitochondrial; the encoded protein is MFITNILLKKAKSKNILVLMESAVSGHQFTMIRERLADKLELQRFDPYIQKMCLYRERKRLRSLN
- the LOC120952291 gene encoding uncharacterized protein LOC120952291; amino-acid sequence: MSTVHIARIMHDFLHRGVERELDNFPPGEEFYQLESPPHAANLLAFALGQLQPGSSGWNTMEDMGRPDLLPDRKLYKQLEQIVFRMPTLEFQLIPLVMQVDGGELQSSFLMRVRKAARSADCVYVDLANRKYDRFAQFIASNTLPACVLWVPQDGRLRYAVQAGAPYPMLTIERHRIERVADTFRNITTVGTVVGSVLSMTPLGPAVGLPLLVLSTAASSGFSLSSLVDGCKHESGKVVTGRAVALAFSLTSFAGAGLTAACRVEKLRRLIPADRLVQLERAEKLLSGGLKKVATGSIASTVVGTVCGWKTLSTSEQIELGALLCFAYRESFSWAVVERLICTMQLDGVVKFFCTTCPNLAYDLVRVKIRGTQAERYLQLVVDVLEKQVSFTVDDNFTTIKLFGYTLQFDTMFSIDWEHLKMVLLFLQSSRSEIGNVCRSVGQPLTQDTLADVVRLLQLVKSLPDIACAVTNCITLGRGHRFSFATVRALMSGAEGLNRTELLKQLAAFDHDRTAALNELRESGCIEGGDQALFRWLGCHQPADYNDALAALEQLAKLGVGSLKFEQTRIVVSALCAFEAKPFLAVPVHLRALLLRDERFLALCNGANPELLPRANRAWIRTVTAGDDTLRQLETIELLKELFACATDTHPPLTLADALDYALGFEDGTVPQVYYRVLALWKQCATVSSPPKATCKARFLRLLEEVHLLHMDRYFAFNPKRGADGPLGDEAELIGEVRKMLPTAEAAGSGTSTLCFGPPERAACWLELIPALRNDWSHSRIYQALSALLTYGTAVVLEQRDKTLEQQQQQYVELAGKKMLMFARGDSRVVIEVLLPAENDNGMHRASFYLCGSAFGGADGRPA
- the LOC120952293 gene encoding bifunctional lysine-specific demethylase and histidyl-hydroxylase NO66; protein product: SRKGSKRKKTQTENKRTEKNKQTLVKRNCSEDKYSGTHKTHPLTMPQRVISCACARYVFFSLFKNISPPAEMFARCQTCLSQQCKYKNQGACCGTQLHTPRRSVLREKQKRVRLFPSVKQNATLATQFRTMETATATPGPPELVLPKDEPGAGNGVTPGGTTITTSTPLTGSNKKPPQKRKKPAASPQPSPSTKPKQDSEPAAADGSTTNGEQVRPVPEGSSQAEPAPVVKKQKKKHTEEGKQTTSTTPPGKKQKGATGKHVRFHIKLYSASKQPTAATTAGIAKKKKAKQQQAVPGVVPEQQHKQQNGATGAEPKKKASKKGRPAKVNGGAVGLPPTSVVTPLKRASQIKQEPKTPSRAAHSTIVGGTSSSTTTPTTASPAGTALHELDSVTIGRQTFAWLIGPTISVDEFMRTHWERKPLLVQRNDRAYYAGLLSRAMIDEMLRTNNIEYTKNIDITSYRDGQRETHNPDGRVLPPDLWHFYDAGCSVRMLNPQTYLRSVYELNVKLQEYFHCMTGANFYLTPPGSQGFAPHYDDIEAFVLQIEGRKRWRLYGPRQPQEVLARVSSENLRQDELAGPPIVDVVLEAGDLLYFPRGCIHQAATVPGAHSLHITVSVYQRNCWADLFEQMLPIALATAADTEPQLREGLPLDLHQHFGIVHSDGISADRRRLIVRIRAMFDKLFSDAAIDAAVDQLAKRFQHDALPPLVDFGEWDDTVYGGGNYEFRPDGTVRCARPIDDRSSVRLLRRNILRLVSEEEKLRIYYHTDNSREYHQYEANFLELDHETALGVELLIKMYPRYVLVSSLPVEDRLEFIRSLWEKGLIVCRRPGEDARADTSASTP